From Candidatus Eisenbacteria bacterium:
CTCGAACGGTGTGCGACTCGCCTACGCGGGCTCGGCGGCGGCACTCGACCCGACCGAGATCGGCGTGCACGGCGCACTCGAAGTGCGCATCGAGTACGACCATCGCCAGCCGTTCGTGGAGACCGAGATGGTCGAACTGGATCGTCGCCGCGTGATCGACGCGGAGGCCGACGTGAGCGGTTGCGCGAGCGCCGAGCAGGTCGATCGTCGCATTCAGCAGGCGATCGAACGCGCCGGTGCCGGCGAACACGATCTCGTCACGGTGCGCCTCGCGGGCCGGCTCGCGCGCGGGGTGCGCATGGCGCAGGCCTCGAGCGAAGTGCAGGCGCGGGTCTGGCACCTGAAGCTCGACTGGCGCCGGGTGCGCCCCGACTACGATGTCGCGGCCTACCGCGCGAAGGATCCATCCACCACCGAGGAGCGCTTCGCGCGCACCCTGCTCGATCAGATCGAGAAGGAAGCCGATCCCGCGCAGCGCGCCCTGATCGAGAGCGCCCTGTTCTACGGGCTCGATGCATTCCGGCTCGGCGAAGTAGTGCCGGCCTACGAGGAACTCGAGAGCACGACGGAGGAATCGCGATGAAGATCCTCCGCGTGAAGCTCGACCGTTTCGGGGCGCTGCAGGGCGAGTTCTCCTTCGATCCCGCGCACGTGACCGTTCTGGTCGACGACAACGAGCGCGGCAAGTCCACGCTGCTGGCCGCCATCACCGCTGGTCTCTACGGTCTCGAAGACGATCGCCGCAGCCATCGCGTGGTGACGCCGCGCGAACGCTGGCGCCCGTGGAACGGCGGGAACTTCCGGGTCGAGCTGGAAGTCGACGCGGATGGCCGCCGGCTCACGATCAAGCGGGACTTCGAACGCGACACGATCGAGATCTTCGACGATCGCGGCGGCGAGGTGACCGCCGAGTTCCGAGACGGCAAGGACCGCTTTCCGGTCGGGCAGAAGCTGCTGGGCCTCGACGTCGAAGAGTTCATCAAGTGCTCGTGCATCACCCAGGGCGAGGTGCAGCGCGTGATTCCTTCGGATCCGCGGGATCGCTCCGGCTCCTCGCTGCGCGCGCGACTCGAGAGCGCGGCCGACTCCAAGCTCGGTGACATGAGTGCGACCGAGGCCGTGAAGCATCTCGACGCGGCACTCAAGCGCTACCAGTGCGCGGAACTCGACTCGACGCTGCAGGTCGACACGACGATCCAGAGGCTCGAACTCAAGCGCAAGGACATCGAAGTCCAGCTCCATACGCTCGAGCACGACCTGGACCAGATTCGCGAGCCGCTCGAAGCGCTCGCGCGTCTCGAGGAAGACGAGCGTACCGCGCGTGCCGAGCTGACGAACCTCGAGGCCGAGCGCCAGAGCGCGCTGGCCGGGGACGTGCGCCGCCAGCTCGATGACGACGCGAAGATCCGCGCCGAAGTGACGCGGCTCGAGGAAGAGGCCGCGGGGCTCGCCCAGGCCGCCCACCTTCCGGTGACGTCGGAAGCGAGCCTGCGCGAGACGGTCGGTCGATACGAAGAAGCGAAGCGCAATCTGGAAGCGCTCGAAGCCCGCCGGCGCGAGGAGATCTCGCGCGAGCGCGAGTCGCTGACTCGCGAGCTGGCGGATCTCGAGGTCTACGCCAAACTGCCGGCCGGCGACGCCGATCGGTGCGTCACGCTGGCGTCCGAACTGCGTCGCATCTCCGAGGACGACGAGCGGCTGCGCGAAGAGGTCTTCACGCTGCGCGACGGCCTGGCGAGCTCCGGCCACGAGCCCGAGCGTCTGCAGTGGCTGCAGGAGCGCTTCGGCTCGCTGCCCGCCGAGCGCGTCGCGGTGCTGAGACGCCAGTCCGACATGCAGCTCGCGTATCAGACCGAGGTCGCCACACTCGAGCGCGAGCGCACCCAGGGCAGCGAGGTGCTGCGCGAGATCGACGCGATGCGCAATCGCTGGCTGATGCCGGGCTGGTTCTTCGTCGCGCTCGGACTCGCCTCCGCGGTCGCGGGTGGCTCGATCATGATCCTGAACGGTCTGCAGGTGCTGTGGACCGGGCTGCTGGCGGGTGGCGCAGGCCTGCTCGCGATCGGCGGCATCCTGCTCGGCGTCGGCGCGCGGGCGCGCTCCGGCGACCGCGAGGACGGATTGCGCCAGCTCACCGAATCGCAGCGCAAGCTGTCGGCGCTCAAGCAGGCGCGCGCCGAGACCGACGTCACGCTGCAGGTGCTGTCGCGCCAGATGGGTTATCGCGATCAGGTCGATCTGCTGCGCGAGTGGAACGAGTACGCGCGGCTCTCGGACGAGAGCGCACCGGCGCTGCGCGCCCAGCAGCAGCTCTCGAGCCTCGACCAGCGTCGCCGCGAGGCCCTCGAGCAATCGCGCGAGGTGCTGGCCTCGATCGGCGGTGGCGACCCCGATCCCGAACGGCTCGAATCGGTCGCGAACAAGATCCGCCGTTCCCACTCCATGCTGCAGGCCGCGCGCGATCTGGAGCGCCGTTTCTCGTGGATCGACGACGAGCGACGCGTGGTCGAGGCGCAGGCCGCCGGGCTCCACGAACGCGCGATCCGCATCCTTCAGTCCGCCGGGCTCAGCTACGAGCCGACCCGTACCTGGGACGAACACGCGCAGGAGCTGGCGGGTCGCGTCCAGGGCCGCGTGCGGTGGGCGACCATCACCGAACACCTGCTGCCGGCCCAGCGCATTCGACTGCTCGACCCGTCGGCGGTCGAAGCGCTCCAGTCGCAGCTCGCTTCGATCGAGGCGGGGCTCGCTTCGTTCGGCGCGCGCACCCCGCGCACTCCGGTCGAGATCGAAACCGAATCGCGTCGAACGCGTGAAGAGCTGGACCAGGTGATCCGTCGTCGCACCGACCTGCGCGTTCAGGTCGAGGAGACCGAACGCCGGTGCCGCGGCGAGCATCCGGTGCGCGTGCTCGAAAAGGAACGGGTCGAGGCGGCGCTGCTGCGCGCGCGGCGCTTCAAGCACGCGGTCGAGACCGCGCGCGACACCATCCAGAAGGTGGCCGCGGACACGCATCGCCGCTGGGCCGACTACCTGAACGAGCGCGTCAGCACGTTGCTCAACGGCATCGGCAGCGGGATCCAGCAGCTGCGATTCGGCGACGACCTGGACTTCTCGATCAAGGTTGCCGACGGGCAGCAGCTCGCGCGCGGCAAGGCGGACCTTCAGCTGTCGGCGGGTGCTCGCGACCAGCTCTACTTCGCGGTGCGGCTCGCAGTCAGCGAGTTCCTGTCACGCGGTCACAGCCCGGTGCCGTTCCTGCTCGACGACGTGTTCGTGACCAGCGACGACGATCGCACGCGTGCCGCCATGAAGCTGCTGATCGCGGAGTTCGCGAACGAGCATCAGGTGATTCTGTTGACCTGTCATCGCAAGCGTCACGAGGCGCTGGCGGCGCTGGATCCCGAGCTCTACGCCGCGCGCGTCCGGTGGGTCGACGCGAACGCGTTCTCCCGCGCTTCGTAGCCGCCCGGCCGACCCGAGGGTCGAGTCAGCGGTAACGCGCCTTCATCTCGCCCCAGGTGCGGCCGCTCACCATGGTGCCGCGATCGCAGACTTCGACCTGCATCACGAGCTGGTGATCGGACAGCTCGCCGCGCGCCTCGGAGATCGAGCCTGCACACCCGCGCCGTGCGACCTCCCACAGCGGCTGCCGCGCGGCGCGAAGCTCGTCGCGCGTGAGGAGCGAAACGAGACCGCATTCATCCGCGATCACGACCACCGCGTACGTGCCGCGCGCCGGAAGGGCGAGCGGCGGCGAGAACGTGAATTCGAAGCGGGAAGGACGAATGCCGTCGCCCGCGCCGCGCGAAACCGGCGGCCCCTCGGCGATGATCTGATCGAGCCGCGGGCGACCGGCGTGGTCGGCAAGCGTCAGATAGACGCGCAGCGGAGCGCGCAGGACTCGTGAGGGACCCGGTAGCCACACCGTGACCGCGCGCACCAGCGTGTCGTCGGTGCGAAACGTCTGTGCGAGGCCGCGCGAGGGGCCGAGTGCCCGGCTCCCGGTGGCGACGCTCGAATCGGGGCCGAGTCGGTGTGCTCCGATGCACTGCGAGTTCGAAACCGGCTCGAAGCCTGCGCGAGCGGACGTGGAGAGGACGAAGGCCCCGAGGCACGCGAGCAGCGCGGAGCCCACGAACCGCGGGTGAAGCACGAGAGGTCTGGCAAGTCGCATGCGGTATCCGTGGACCCGTGAGGGCGCCCGGTCGGCGCTTGATACCCCGAGGGGAGCGGGATGGATCCCGCGACAGTCTCCACCCCGCGCCCTTCGGTGTCTACCGCAGAATTGCTAGCGCTTGTGCGGCCTCAGCAGCATCGCCGAGATCACGAGTGCAATTCCTACCATGATCGGAATCAAGCCGACCGCCCACATCGGGCGCACCGAGTCGACCTTCATCATGAGCAGGAAGACGAGGATTCCGAGCCCGCCGAAAATCGTGATGACCCCGCTCACGAGGAAGCTCTGGGAGCGGCGGCGATCGGACTCGGGTCCGGTGAACACGTCGAGGTTCGCGATCGAGTCGACCGGCAGCGGGGCGAGCAGCGAGGGGTCGAGCCCGCGCTGAATCGCCGCGATCCGTTCCTGCTGGGCCAGTTCGATGAGCCGCTGGCGACCCAGCTGTTTGATGATGCCGGACACGATGCCCCCGATGATCGCGATCACGGGCAGCAGAAACAGTAGAAACGGAATGATGAAGTCGGAATCGATCGGCATGGTGAGGTCCTTTCGCGAATCCGGCCGGCGGATGGATCCCGGCACCGGGTGGTACTGCTGGGACCGGTGCGGACGCGCCGGGGTTTCACCCGGTTTGAAACCCGGACGGGGTTGTGGCCGTCTATGCAGGCGATGGACCTCCCCTTCATGGATTCCGGTGCCGCGGCGTGGCCGTCGGCCCCGACCGATGCGGGCCGTGCGGTGCGACCCGATGCCGCGCGGCCGCATTCGCTGCGCGCCGAGAGTGCTGCCGCAGAGGCCGAGCGCGAGGTGGTCGAGCGAGCCCGCGGCGGCGACCAGGCCGCTTTCCGAGTGCTGGTCGAGCGGCATCGCGATCGCGCCTACGGGCTGGCGCTTCGCATCGTGAGGGACAGCGGAGTGGCGGAGGAAGTCGCGCAGGACGCGTTCGTTCGCGCGTGGCGCGCGCTTCCGGGGTTTCGCGGTGAGGCAGCGTTCTCGACCTGGCTGCATCGCATCGTGGTGCGCCGTGCGCTCGATCGTGCCGTGATGTTGACGGCCCGCCGCGCCCGGGAGATCGCGCTCGAGCACGCCCCGGAGCCGATCATCGAATCGGTGGCGGGACGCGCCGCCGCGGCACTTGCGACTGCGGCGCGACTCGAAGGACTGATCGAGCAGTTGAGCCCCATGCAGCGCGCCGC
This genomic window contains:
- a CDS encoding RNA polymerase sigma factor gives rise to the protein MDLPFMDSGAAAWPSAPTDAGRAVRPDAARPHSLRAESAAAEAEREVVERARGGDQAAFRVLVERHRDRAYGLALRIVRDSGVAEEVAQDAFVRAWRALPGFRGEAAFSTWLHRIVVRRALDRAVMLTARRAREIALEHAPEPIIESVAGRAAAALATAARLEGLIEQLSPMQRAAVTLFYYHDRSVLEVASVLELPENTVKTHLSRARAALREAWVTGETS
- a CDS encoding AAA family ATPase, which codes for MKILRVKLDRFGALQGEFSFDPAHVTVLVDDNERGKSTLLAAITAGLYGLEDDRRSHRVVTPRERWRPWNGGNFRVELEVDADGRRLTIKRDFERDTIEIFDDRGGEVTAEFRDGKDRFPVGQKLLGLDVEEFIKCSCITQGEVQRVIPSDPRDRSGSSLRARLESAADSKLGDMSATEAVKHLDAALKRYQCAELDSTLQVDTTIQRLELKRKDIEVQLHTLEHDLDQIREPLEALARLEEDERTARAELTNLEAERQSALAGDVRRQLDDDAKIRAEVTRLEEEAAGLAQAAHLPVTSEASLRETVGRYEEAKRNLEALEARRREEISRERESLTRELADLEVYAKLPAGDADRCVTLASELRRISEDDERLREEVFTLRDGLASSGHEPERLQWLQERFGSLPAERVAVLRRQSDMQLAYQTEVATLERERTQGSEVLREIDAMRNRWLMPGWFFVALGLASAVAGGSIMILNGLQVLWTGLLAGGAGLLAIGGILLGVGARARSGDREDGLRQLTESQRKLSALKQARAETDVTLQVLSRQMGYRDQVDLLREWNEYARLSDESAPALRAQQQLSSLDQRRREALEQSREVLASIGGGDPDPERLESVANKIRRSHSMLQAARDLERRFSWIDDERRVVEAQAAGLHERAIRILQSAGLSYEPTRTWDEHAQELAGRVQGRVRWATITEHLLPAQRIRLLDPSAVEALQSQLASIEAGLASFGARTPRTPVEIETESRRTREELDQVIRRRTDLRVQVEETERRCRGEHPVRVLEKERVEAALLRARRFKHAVETARDTIQKVAADTHRRWADYLNERVSTLLNGIGSGIQQLRFGDDLDFSIKVADGQQLARGKADLQLSAGARDQLYFAVRLAVSEFLSRGHSPVPFLLDDVFVTSDDDRTRAAMKLLIAEFANEHQVILLTCHRKRHEALAALDPELYAARVRWVDANAFSRAS